GGTAGCGGTAATCACAGCTTCCCCGGAAAAGGCAGTATTCCAGCGAATGGTGGCACCATTTACCAAGCTGGTAATGGTGCCGGCAGATGCGGGTGTTATCGTATAGTTATTTCCAACGGGAACTTCATTATTGCCTACCGCATAGTACAACTGGGTCGCTCCCGCACAAATGGATGAGGTAGCCCCTAAATCAAAAGCCACACTATCCACCCGTGCGCGCACCGTTATTACCGTGCTTGCGGTAGAGTTGACACCATCACAACCGTATACCGTTCCGGTCACTGTTGCCGGGCCATAATAATCCGGATTCCAGGTGATTTCTCCCGGTGATTCCAAGCCATAAGGTGGAAAATCCTCAAATGGCAATGTGGCTATCGTACCCGCTTCCGGTGGAGTCATGGAATAAATAATAGTTCCACCCCTCCTACTTGTTACACCATACATCATGGAAGTTACCGTACCCTGGCAAACAGAGCTGATAGGGGTAGGAGCCGATGGGCCTCTTCCTTTCAGATAAATAGTATCTGCTTTTCGCTGTTTGTTTATAATATGTGTCGCACTTATAGGTCCATTACAACCCATCACGGTAGCTGTTACCGTCACTTCTCCACCTGGAAACCAATAATTTCCGACGGTACTACCGTAGGTTGCCCATACAATAGTTCCCGTTGTGCTAACAATATCACCTATTCCATTTCCAGTAGGTGACATTGTATAAGTAATCGTACGGCCATAGGGGTCTACGGCAGTATAAGGTTGTGCCAGAGGAACCGGATCTCCACAAATTTCAGAAGTGGGTCCCAGGTCAAATACCGGAACGGCCGCAGGATCAATCACGGTTACCGTATGTACGGCATTCGTTGGCCCATTACAGCCTGCTGCTTCCGCAGTAATTGTAGCGGTACCCGAGAATCCAATTTCCCAACTCACTAATCCCGTTGCCGGATCGATGATCCCGGCTACGGATGGCGTAAGGTTATAAGTCATTCCGGTACTGTTGGCTGCGGTAGCAGTATAGGTTTCCGTAGCACCTGCACAAACACTGGAAGTAGCCCCCAGTGCAAAAACAGGTGTAGTCACATCCGGCGTAAGCTGTACCTGTACGGCCAGTCGTGTGGCACTTTCACAACCCGTTCCCGAATCGATCAGCGCCCCATAATAGGTCGTGGTATCAACCAATAGTGTCGTTCCCGGAAGCGATGCTCCTCCGGTGTCGTTACTAAACCAAACCACATTCGGTTCGGTAGTGACCAAATCGGAAACTGTAGCGCCTGTACAAAATGTTTGTGTTGCGGCTCCCGTAGGAGGCGCAACCAGTGGACTTACCGTAATGGTTACTACTTTGGCGGTGGCAGGCGTGTTTTCACATACCCCATCACCTTGTATCGTTACATAATATGCTGTGTTATCCGTTAAGAGTGGTGTCCCAAAATAAGCCGTAGTGGATACTACAGTACTTAATGTTGGGTCACTATACCAGGTATAAACCGGGTTGGTTACTGTAGTTGTATTGGCAATCATTTCCAGCCCGATACCGGAGCATACCGTATGATCAAAAACCTGGGTAATATCTGCAGCGGTAGCGGTACGGTTAATGGTTACAGTCACCGGCAGGCGGTTCAGGCTTTCACAACTGCCCTGTCGTATCGCGCCATAATAGGTGTTTCCCGATACTAAGACAGTAGTAGCATTCAGTGCTGTACCTCCTGTTTCGGCAGCATACCAAACTATACCGGCCTGATCTGCTACCAAATCAGAAACACGGCCCCCCGTACAAAACTGTTGGTCAAGCATACCGGTAGCATCCCCGGGTTGTGGATTCACTATCACGGCAACAACCTTCCCGTTATTAGGCTGGTTAGGGCAATAGGCATAACCGATTAACTGTACATAAAAGGTAGTCGTTTCCGTAAGCACTGGGGTAAAATTAGCCCCATCATGCACTAAGAAAGCGGGATCCAAGCTCGGATCATTGTACCACTTTATACCGGTTTCGGTACCAGTATCAATAGTAGCCGTTGCTACCAGCTCCTGGGTTTCCCCCAGGCATAATGGGCGATTGCCAGTTACAGTAATGCGGTCCGGCTGATAAGCGGGTAATACATACACATCTACACGTTGTGCTTCCGCAGGGCTATTTTGGCAGTTGCTGTTTCCGGTACGGGTCGTCGCGACCCAATAGCTACGCGTTGCCTGACCGAAAGCAACCGGTATTGTAAAATCGGTTCCGGTATTGACTAAGTTCGTTAATCCTGCATTGGAATACCAGTATACGTTGGTAAATTCCGATGCTACGGTGGCCGTCAGGGTAACGGTGCTTGGTAAAGGTATGTCACATACCTGTACTGAATTTTGGGTGATAATATCCGAAGCCAGTGGCCGCTCGGCGGCAATGGCCTGTACGGTCACTGCCGGGCTTTCGCAAGTATCGGTATTTTTAACCGTTACATAATAAGTTGTATTTACAGTTAGTGCAGGAGTAGTCAAATAACTATAAGTCGAGACTACATTGGTCAGGGCCGCATCATCATACCAGGTAAAAACAGGATTGGTCAATGGGCTGGTCGCCGTAAAACGTACTCCAGTCCCCGTACAAAAATAAAGCTCCGGTACTGCCACTATAGGCGCATCGGCAATAGGTGTAAGTGTTACTACTACTGAAATGGGCACTTCCCGTGCACATACCGAATTTTCTATGGCGATACCATAATACGTTTGTCCATCCACTAAAGGCGTGGCCGGATCATAAGGCGTCCCCGAAACCGGGGCATCATACCAGATTACGGAAACCGCATCGGTTACTAAGTTGGCTACGGTAGCTCCGGCACAAAAAGTCTGTGTTGGCTCAAAGTTGAGCTCCCGGTCAATCATCGTCACGTTGTGCATACCATAAACAGGTGTGCTACATCCTATGGCTTCAGCTTCAATCGTTGCTGAAATTCCGCTGTAATCAGGATTCCAGGTCACGGTTCCGGTGTCCGGATCAATAGTCCCTGCTTCCGGTGGCCTAAGGCTATAGGTCAGGCTTGTACTATTGACGGATGTGGCCGTATAGGTAACCGTAGATCCAGGGCAGGCCTCAGAAAAATCACCTAATGCAAAAACAGGAATTTCCGCATCTGGTGTAATCTGTACTAACACCGGTAGCCTATCGCTTTCATTTTCACACGGCCCAAACGGATTGAATTGTGCTGCATAATAGGTTGTACCACCCACTACATTCCCATTAACGTCCAACGGTGTTCCACCTGTTGGGGTATCATACCATCGAAAATAAAAGCTGCTGTTTATATTAATTTGCCAAAACACGGCATAAGAGCAAAAAGTCTGTACTGGATCCCCTGTTGGTGTGGGCTCTTTTGGAGGTACTATTACATTGACTTCTTTGGCTGGGCCAGGGGTATCTTCACAAGTACCATCCCCTGTTACTGTTACATAATACGTCGTAGTCGTTTCCAATGCTGGCGTTGGGGTAAAATCCGCAGTCGTGGCTACTACCGTAGTCAAAATCGGATCACTATACCAGGTATAGGCCGGATTGGTGATTGGGGTAGTCATAGATGCGGTTAGCGTTACGAGATCCCCTGCACATATATTGACGTCCGCTGCTTCCGGTGTCCCTGCATTTGCAATCGTTATTGTTACGGGATGGGCATCGCCAGCTACATTTTCACAGTATCCATCGCTGTTGACTGTAACATAAAATTTAGTGTCCATAGTCAATACCGGTGTCGTATAGGTAACAGTAGGATAAGTGGGAGCAGTGCGGATACTGGTAAACAGTAAGTTTGTCAGTTCCGGATCGCTATACACTTTTATAGTCCCATAGGTAATTGTGGGCGCGGTAATTGCTAAAGTAGCCGTTTGTCCCCTACAGATGGACTGATCATCTACCTCAATATCACCAGCCGCTGCCTGAGAACGCTTCACCTGGCGTGAGACTACTCCTGAACTTCCGCCACCTATCCTGCTTTCACATTTATCGTCACCGCTCACTGTGATACGATAATATTCATTGATGGTCAGGTTAGCCGGATCCGGCGGGATAAATACCGGACCGGTACCTACCAGTATATAGGTATTACTACCTGCGGATTGATACCAACGGAATACGGGATTGCTCACTGTGGTGGTGGAAGCCTCAAAACGGCCATATTCCCCTACACACACATAGATGGTGCTTGCCGTAATATCCGTTGAAATTGCCCTTGGAGTAAGTGTTACCACGACCTCAAGTCGCGTTGGGCTCACACAGCTTCCCGATTGCAATTCACCATAATAGGTGGTATTGGTTAATAAAGTTGTAGGAGTAACTGGCGTGCCTCCAGTAGCAACAGTGTACCAGACTACTCCCGTTTCGTTTGTCACCAAATCCGATACCCGTGACTCGGCACAAAATGTTTGTGCCGCATCGCCTGTTGGCGTCGGTGGTACCGCTGTGATGTTCACCGTTACAGCCAGGCGTACTTCGCTTTCGCAAATTGCGTTTTCTACGGCAGCACCATAATAGGTTTGGCCGTCTACCAATACCGTGGTTGGAGCAAGAAGCATCCCCGCAGTTGCAGCATCATACCACATAATAGTCGTGGCATTGGTTACCAGGTTGGCAACAGTGGCACCTTCGCAAAAGGATTGCGTGGCATTCCCGATGGGCGTGGGTGGATTCGGATTCACGGTAACCGTGATTTCATAGGCATCCCCCACTACATTTTCGCACACACCATCACCTTTTACGGTAAGATAATAAGTCGTTGTCACAATAGGGCTGGCTTCAAACTCAGGCCCATTCTGTAGTACAGTAGTCAGTGCTGCATCATCATACCAGGTAAAAACCGGATTGGTTACCGTAGGACTGGTAGCACCAAAATATCCCGTAATACCGGGACAAATTGTATAGTTTGGTAACGGGTCAATATCCGCAGCAGTTGCCGTACGGTTAAGGCTTACGTTTACTGTTTGGGCAGCACCGGGTACATTTTCACAAGCACCGGGACTTTGTATCGTTACATAATAGGTCGTATTTATGGTGGGTGACGGTTCATACACCGCTCCCGTATAGAGTTCATTAGCAGCTCCAAGCGCAGCATCGCTATACCATTTTATCACCGGGTTGTTGATCACCGTAGTGCTGGAAGCCGTTAAAGTAGCGGTTCCTCCGGGACAGATGGCCTGCGGCGCTACTTGTATATCCGAGGCAACGGATGGACGCTTGCCGACAAGGCTCACTCCTTTATAGTCGGCTCCAACGGTAGGAGTAACCAGTTTTTCACATTTATTATCCCCACTTACAGATACAATATACGGCCAGTTGTGGGTCGCATCCGGTACTTCATGCCTATAACTGCCGTAAAGATGTGTCGACTTCTCCTATAGTGTTCTACCAGATCCTATCTATTTTTGGGCTGCTGAAAGAAGCGATGAAAATGTACAACATCCCCCTCACCGGAAACCAGCTGGATAATGAGCAGATCGTCTCCTACATCCACCAGAATATTTATACGCCCAAACAGGTACAGATCAAAGCGGTTGCGGAACATTTTAATATTGCCCCGACCTATTTCAGTGCCTACTTTAAAAAGAACTTCGCGATTACCTATCGGGACTACATCAACAAACTGCGGATCCAGCTGATCGAAAAACGCATTGCCAACGACCAGCTGACCATCAAACAGATCGCCTATGAATTTGGGTTTACCGATGAAAGCCACCTCTCCAATTACTTTAAAAAGCGGAAGAACATCAACCCGAGCAATTATAAAAAACAGGAGGAGCATCCTACGGTATAACCGGGACAAAAAAAAGACCCGCTGCACTGCAACGGATCCATTTTAGATTAAATCAACAACCTCCCGGTTGCCGTCACTTAATCATCGCACTAACGAAAAGTGTGCCTTGAATTCTCTTTGGGACTGGTTTTCTGTAAAGATCACCTTGAACCAATAATCAGTAGACGGTAATGGCTGCCCATTAAAGTTCCCATCCCATCCGGCTCCGGAAGGTTTGATAGCGGTAATGAGTTTCTCATATCGGTCGAAAATATAAATGATAGACGCTTTCTGGTCCCGCAACGACCAAATGTTCCAGCTGTCATGGTATCCATCGCCATTGGGCGTAAAATATTTGGGGTAATCGATCACCATTACCGTTACGGTGATAATGTGCCCGCAACCCTGTGCATCCTTAACATGCACTTCGTGCAAACCGCTGCTCACATGATGGAAGTAATTGTTATACTGCTCCGGGCCATTATCCAGCCAGTACACAAAATCACCGGTTCCTGTAGCTACTGCCTGTATGGTGGCATCATCTGAAAAATAACCGGATACCACTGCTGCTGTAAACGTTTCCGGTCCGCTTGATACCACTACCGTAGTCGTAGCCGTAGCTGACGGGCAACCGTAAGGCGAAAATATGGTGACAGCATAACTTCCTCCGGCACTCACCGAAATCATCGGGCCATTTTGGGACATCAGCTGTCCGTTATACCGCCATTCAAAAGTATAGCCCGTAGCCGGGAATCCGGTATCGATTATCGCATTCTGCATTACATTGCCATTGGCATCCAGGCACACCGGATAACTGTCCTCCAAATCCACCATAATGGGGGGAATACTGGTGATCCTTAACTCCCGCACCGTATAACATCCGGTCGCATTTTCAATACGCACATAAATTGTCGCATTTGTTCCCGTAATAGTATAGGCATTGGGGGGCGTAATTGCCGGGCTGCCATTCTGGGCATTCGCAAGTGTGGTAAAATAACCCGCAAGCGTTAGCCCCGGTTGTGCTCCCAGTAACTCGGCTGCATACACGGTAAGGTCAAAACTGTTCTGGTTGACATTGCAACTGTCCTTTACCAAAGGCGGCAAAGGTGCCGGACTGCCAATCACCTGTATTTCCAGTGTCGTATAGGACTTACACCCTGTGGCATCGATTACCTCGACAATCAGGGTCTGGCTGTTGGCTACTGTAGTTGTGAAATGCTGGGCGTCGGCAATTGGTGTCCCATTGGCCAGGGCGGTTGCATCTGCATAATACAACACCTGTAACGTCGCATTACCGGCCGTAATGGCATTATTTTTTTGAGTCAGGTCAACTTCGGTAAAACCATCCTGGACCCCGGCATCACAAACCACCAAAGGTTGTGGGGTGACTACGGCAGGCCCGGTACATTGCACATCGGTATCGGTACATTGAGGGCAACTGAGATCGGGATCAAAGGTAGGGCTGCTCACATTTACCGTATTTACCAGGTTTCCGGTATAACTGTCCGGTACCTCGATACTCACAGTATAAGTACTGCTGCTCCCGTTGGCCAACATTGGGATCACATCGCTTAAAGCACCTGTGCCTCCCGTACCATTGCCGGCCCAGCTCATCTGAGTGATTCCCGCTGGAAAGGCATCGGTCACCTGGATGTCATGGGCATTGGATGGCCCGTTATTGGTTATTGTAATCGTATACGTCACGGTACTTCCCGGGACATATACCGTTTGATTGTTTGTTTTTACCGTTACCAGGTCCGCAGCGGTGGTTACCGTGACTATAGTCGGATCGAGTAATGCGGGGGTAGACGGATCATCTGAAATCGTGGTAATCGCCTGCGCATCCGGACTCTGACCTGTTACAGTGGCCTGGTTGGAAACGGATCCCACCAGTACATCCGCAGCCGTAATGGTATGGGTAGCCGTTACTGTAACACTCTGCCCCGGAGCCAATACGGGAATCACTGCCGGGTTGATACTGCCTGCATCAGCATTGGTATCGGTGACGGTTACTGCCGTTAGTTGGGTTTGCCCGGTATTTGTGAGTACCAGGTTGTACGCCACCACTTCCCCTTCATTGTAATAAATCAATTGTGGGGCGGCTTTGGTCAGGCTCATACTGCTGAGGTGGGCAATGGCCTGTGCGGTATTATTGGCCGGATCGGGATCGGGATTGGTTCCCGTAATTGTGGCACTATTTACAAAATCACCGGTACCATTCATCGTCGCGACCATTACCAGCGTTACCGGGCTGTTGACGGCCAGGTTACCAATAGTCCATAGTCCGGTAGTGGCGGTATACGTGCCTACCGACGGGGTGGCACTTACAAAAGTATAACCACTGGGCAGCAGGTCGGTCACGACCACATTGGTATCGGCATTAGCGCCATTATTAATAGCTGTAATTAAAAATGTAGCCTGGTTGCCCGCGATAGCAGCTACTTCTTTTTGCACTTCGAGGTCGCTACAGGTGGTGTGGGTAACAAATACCGGAGCTGAAGGTGCGGTAAGCCCGCAACTGCGCGTCCCGATCACGGTATAATTCCCGGAAGCCTGAATGTCATAGGTTTCCGCAGTAGCACCGGGTATTGCCACGCCCTCCAGGTACCATTGGTAGGGTGATAAACCCGCTGTAGTAGAAAGGGTGGTCTGGCACATATCGGGAGAAATCACTTCTGTAGGGGGTGACGGGCTATCATTAAAAGCAGAAAAGAACCCGGACATCGAAAAGCCTTCCCCCTGCTGGATGATACTGGTGGTCATTCGGGCGGCCGAAGTAATCTTGATGACTACCGGATTCCCAATATTGGCATTCGTAAAGCGGATCATGTAAAATCCCGTGGTCCCGATTTGTATCCTTGAAATTCCGGTAACGACTTCCATATTGGCCCCATTAATAAATACCGGTTCTGTGGCACTCTCGAGTATGGTGTACCCAAAATAGGATAAATTGGTATTGTTGTAACTGATGAATTTCCGGGTGGTGATTTTGGTCGATCCCGCACAGCCCCCAATGGGCAATACGGTAGACACATCACTCTCACAATCGACTGCTGTGGCGGAATAAATGACTACCGGCTTATCGGCACTGACAAAGGAGGAGGAATAGATCGTCGCGGCATCCCCATGATGGATACTCACATAACTCCCGGCATTGGCCAGGTTATAGGTGGCGGTACTGATTTGAGTTCCGGCAGCATTATAATTGATCACATTGACTACGGTATTCGCTTGTGAGGCAATGATGGTACTTTGCTCCGGATGGTTGGGGGCGGTACCGGCAGTACCATTTCCGCGGACCAGCATATAGAGCATCCCTAATTTATTGACCGGTGCAATCTGGTCGACAGAACCATCCTCTCCATTCCCGCCACAGGCCTGTGGGGTATCAC
The Flavobacterium kingsejongi genome window above contains:
- a CDS encoding T9SS type B sorting domain-containing protein, producing MVSTQEPGPLSVELKKSDGTFLTTLSVTAAAPVSYRFVGNPVNTPRNNTNTNYNDRGLIVTATGPVAVNMRNIASDTPGTSVTNIKGNASLVSFGNEGLGLSFRLGYYRSSYTGIYGGAPLYAVMAVQDATVVSLNGVVLTTLNAGQSRLFTAPMGALLSADKAVVANTGTYGDTPQACGGNGEDGSVDQIAPVNKLGMLYMLVRGNGTAGTAPNHPEQSTIIASQANTVVNVINYNAAGTQISTATYNLANAGSYVSIHHGDAATIYSSSFVSADKPVVIYSATAVDCESDVSTVLPIGGCAGSTKITTRKFISYNNTNLSYFGYTILESATEPVFINGANMEVVTGISRIQIGTTGFYMIRFTNANIGNPVVIKITSAARMTTSIIQQGEGFSMSGFFSAFNDSPSPPTEVISPDMCQTTLSTTAGLSPYQWYLEGVAIPGATAETYDIQASGNYTVIGTRSCGLTAPSAPVFVTHTTCSDLEVQKEVAAIAGNQATFLITAINNGANADTNVVVTDLLPSGYTFVSATPSVGTYTATTGLWTIGNLAVNSPVTLVMVATMNGTGDFVNSATITGTNPDPDPANNTAQAIAHLSSMSLTKAAPQLIYYNEGEVVAYNLVLTNTGQTQLTAVTVTDTNADAGSINPAVIPVLAPGQSVTVTATHTITAADVLVGSVSNQATVTGQSPDAQAITTISDDPSTPALLDPTIVTVTTAADLVTVKTNNQTVYVPGSTVTYTITITNNGPSNAHDIQVTDAFPAGITQMSWAGNGTGGTGALSDVIPMLANGSSSTYTVSIEVPDSYTGNLVNTVNVSSPTFDPDLSCPQCTDTDVQCTGPAVVTPQPLVVCDAGVQDGFTEVDLTQKNNAITAGNATLQVLYYADATALANGTPIADAQHFTTTVANSQTLIVEVIDATGCKSYTTLEIQVIGSPAPLPPLVKDSCNVNQNSFDLTVYAAELLGAQPGLTLAGYFTTLANAQNGSPAITPPNAYTITGTNATIYVRIENATGCYTVRELRITSIPPIMVDLEDSYPVCLDANGNVMQNAIIDTGFPATGYTFEWRYNGQLMSQNGPMISVSAGGSYAVTIFSPYGCPSATATTTVVVSSGPETFTAAVVSGYFSDDATIQAVATGTGDFVYWLDNGPEQYNNYFHHVSSGLHEVHVKDAQGCGHIITVTVMVIDYPKYFTPNGDGYHDSWNIWSLRDQKASIIYIFDRYEKLITAIKPSGAGWDGNFNGQPLPSTDYWFKVIFTENQSQREFKAHFSLVR
- a CDS encoding helix-turn-helix domain-containing protein; the encoded protein is MSTSPIVFYQILSIFGLLKEAMKMYNIPLTGNQLDNEQIVSYIHQNIYTPKQVQIKAVAEHFNIAPTYFSAYFKKNFAITYRDYINKLRIQLIEKRIANDQLTIKQIAYEFGFTDESHLSNYFKKRKNINPSNYKKQEEHPTV